The Oreochromis niloticus isolate F11D_XX linkage group LG18, O_niloticus_UMD_NMBU, whole genome shotgun sequence DNA window AATGTTTTCATATCACACATGCAAAGATGCTAAACTAACAGCAGACACAGGTTACAGCTTCAAAAGCAAACCGgcaccaaaaaaaacaatatttaaaactaaaatattaatTGTTGTTTAAttgtctttcatttaaaaatgtcacACATTTCAGTGTTCCAGCTCACCCAGTGTGAAAAATGAATGTTCTTCTTTTCATTATTTAAATAGTTTtccatttttaagtaacatcACAGTGTGGGGGGCTTACTTGGGGTTATGGGTAAACATTAAACCAAAAACTTTAATCAAGAAATCAGCACATTATTCcacaatgaaaaataatcatCACTCAGTATCACCATAATTAGCCCCATGTGAGCCAAATGAAACAGCCTGTTCATTAGTGATAATCTAGCTTTAATATAGGAGAAAAACAAAGGAGGTATTTTCTCTGCATTATGTTGCCTCTTTTGATTTTTCTTATattatattcatatttttacagCAGTAGGTCTGAATCCTCCTCACCGCTGATCATTACACCTTTTCTTCCACCATGGAGTAATCAGCTTCCTCTAAAAACCTGTTAGTGTTTTATTGGTAGTCGATTCATGTTTACCTGAGCATGAGAGGCAGCAGATGGCCTTCCTCTTTTGTTGGCTGAATAAGTTAAATAAACCAAACTGTTACGCTGGTCTGGAATATGGATTTGTTTACTCTGTGGCTGTTCAAGTTCTGTGTAACTTTTATGTAGTTTGAAGTAAATTGCCACCATGGCACCTTTCCCACTTTGTCTTCTACAGCAGGGTAACAACAGATTCTTCTAAATTGAAGCACAAAAAAGTAAATAGACTTGTATGTGCATGTTAGAGATGAATTGCTATGGGGTTTGAAAATTCAAAGCCCAAGTTTAGTTTAAGTCCTTGTGGGGCATTATTCAAATTTATTCACCACAAAACTATAGAGACTCTAAACTTGTATCACTTACAATTAATGTAAAAGTAGACTTTAACTTATACTTTTACTATTCTGATTTGGGGAAAAGCCTCGATATAGTTgccttcttttcattttcattagaGTCAAGTTTCaacttgtattttaaataagCTCCAGCTGCTCACTTAATCACACAGGGTCACAACAGCGACAGAGGCGGCGCCGCCTGTTTGATTTGGCTGATTTTTACATCAGAAGCTCTTCAAAtcaagggatttgtgtctcctcctgggatCAAATTCATAATAATGGCACGAAACGTATATTTTAAACAAccaaacagaaagaaatcaaatcaacaacatcatcatcatatgGTCCTTTTGATGCTTGATCCGAAGATGCTTTAATGCGTTTGAGTGGCCTTTTCATCCCGCCAATAAATGTTTGGACATCATCTTTGTCTGTTGCAAGTTTTAATCGTATCTGGAATGTACAATTACGGGAAGATAAAACTCTGATGACTGGCATTATCTATCTGTATTATCTTTGTTGCTGATGAAGTCAATTTGCtttttatattaatatattttagtGAGCAATGACATTTACTAAGTATTAAAAGCCCTTAAAAGGGGAAAACTAATAAGAATGAATGCTTTACCAACTCACTGATAATGTCTCTCTTTATTGACACTTAACAGTTAACAAAGAACAGAGAAAAATGTTCATTCTGTAAGACGAGAAGAGTGCACAAAGTGAACGTGAAGCTGTCTGAAAAGCCATTTCATTGGTTCAGAACCATCTGACGGTAAGACTGGAAATATTTCATGTTGCACACACTGTGGAGGCAAATCTAACACAGCTGCACTGAGCaacattcatttaaataaatagtGTAACTAGGATCCTGGATAAGACATTAAACATACCAATGATAGTGTTTAAGCTCTGGGTGGTTCCAGTCACAAAGAGAACATTTTCTCTTTCCATAAAGCCCGCCAAAATAAGAGTCTGTGTAGGGTTTATTTTAACGCACTGAAAAAGCTGTCCTATGACGCATCTCCACTTCTGAAGCCTACTAACAAGTGTTGCTCTTCACATGCTCTTATCAAATACATAATAAGCTAAAGACAGGAAATTGAAAAAGCTCTAGCTTTATGTGTAACAACATACTAAAACAGCAAATCTAACTTTTACCTTTTCTCCCTCAGCCAAATTCATCTGACTCATCGCTTCCATTCTTCACTCTCAAGGTCAAAGCTGATAAGCTATGAATATTCCCAGTCATTCCAGTAACAAACATGATAATAAAGCACGATAGGACAGAATAGAAGGAACTTCTGGCCAAAGAAACTCATAACACTAATAGCTTCTTGGCTAGAGGACAAGGTGGAAGGTGATAACATCAGGAAGATGAAACATTTTAACTGTGAGCAAACTTTCACATTTTCCCCCTCAAACTGACATAGTGAGTAAGTTGAGAAGTTGTTGTTGCATGTTGTTGAATGTTTTTGCATGATTTCCAGCCTTCTGCAAAGATGATGACACTTCAAAGCATCTTTTTAAGCCCCCTCCTTTCGTTGCAGTGACACGAGAACACCGACTCGATGAGTAGCAGGAGATTAAAACAGAGAGGTTCAGAGGAAGTCATGTCCAAACTGTGAGACTCTGTGCACCTGAAATCCAGCCGTGCCATGAGCCTCTGTTTGTGCGGGTGGAAAAAGTGTCTGTGTGATGCATCAGAGGGTTAGCTGAGGAGGTCAGGCTGCAGGCCAATACGCTGAAGGACGTCCTCGGGCATGCACAGCACTGGATTCACCGGTTTGATCTGTTCGTCTCCAAGCAGGGAGAGACCTGCAACCCCGAACAGGGTGTGGAAAGGATCCACCTGCAAAGGAGGATTAACAAGAATCAATAAGACTGATTATAAAGAAAATACTACAAAAGTGGGCCACAGAAGTGGACCAAAACGCTTCGCACTCAGTGTCTTTGAAACTGCCTGCTTTACCTCACAtgcaaagactttttttttcagtccaaAACATAAATATTCAAATTTAGATTCTTAAAATTCTTCTCACCATATCTCCTGGTCTATCAGCAAAACCTCCCGTCTCCTCGTCTTGACAGGCCAAAATAAACTTTCGCAGCTTGTCTTTGTCAATCCAGCGGATCCTGCCGATGATTTTCAGCGAGGCCAAAACCCACCACGAGTAGCACACATCTGGAAGCTGAATGATACCGAAAGTAAACCACAGCTGTTGCTCATATTTTCTGCCATATCCCATTTCAGAATATGGAGGCAGCAGTCTTAGCAGAGACACTGAGACTTCCCTCTCCCCACTCCACCTCCTTTAGTTCCACTTTTCTTAGTAAGATATGTCTGAAACACCTCACCTAGGAGGCGTCCAGTCAGTCAGCCCAGTCAGTCTTAGTCAGATACTAGTTGAGGTCTGACAACCTCAACTgcctcctttcgatgtggaggaggagTGGCTCTACTTTGAGGcccaaagaagaggaagaaccCAGCCACCCTTTGGTGGAAGCTGATCTCCTCCTTTCAGActcaataatattttatttaagcttaaaaactgtatttattaccAGGTAATCCAATCCAATAAATCATCAGCTTGTTCCATCTACATTATTGCTTCTACAGCTCAAACTCTTCAACTGCAAAAGAGTCTGAATTTCAAACCATAAAACCCAGATACTTTCATTAAATAACTCAATACTTCACAGTGTTTGGCACAAACCTTCTCAGGTCGACCATTCAGGCCTCCAGACGGCAGCTGTCTCTCACACAGCCACCACCCCAGCAGGTCAGCGTTCAACTGGTGTAACTGGCCAGTGAGCGACAGGAAGCCAGTGCAGCAGTAAATCTGACAGACAGGAAGGAAAACGCCGGAAATTGATTTTAATACCAACTGATCCTAAAGTGCCAAATTTGCCATATCCAGGTTGAAAACGTCATCCATCCACTGCAGTTGTCTTGGCCTCTTCTACAAGTCAGCTTCATTCAACAAGACTGGTGTGCAGGATCAAATCAGGCAGGAAGTGTCAACTTAACATATcattcctttattttattttaggttGAAACTGAAAAGAGTTTTCCTGCTTTTGTTCAAAAAGATTGATTTActaactgtctgacaacaattcattaaaaaaatgaaattgttaTGATTATTGAATCTATTAACAAATAATTGCAATTTGGCTCAATTCTATTTTCTATCAAATAGAAACAAAACACTTCCGAGAGTCTCCAAACTTTTCTGTGGGAGTAAATATCAGTATATCGGTGAACTCACCTGACCAGCATGAGACTCAGAACCAGGTCTGCATCCAAAGCCTCCATCAAAGTTCATACATGACAAAACAAACTCTACGGCTTTGTCAACATTGATCGTATCCATCTTGCCCTGGGAAACAAAAACCATCATCTTAAAATGAATTATAATGAGCTGAAAGTAACACAgtttattaaaacatgcttgttAAGACTTAAGAATGAAAGAGCTGAGCTGTTGAGTCAACTGATGAACTTTGTGatattgtgtaactttattatttatttagccTCATTTTATCGACACAAATGAAGTCTGATGCTCCCACATAACACGGCCGAGTAATGGACTTTCTAAAACAGGTTCAactaaaaaaagttttaagttaaataataaatcatgttaataataatatacaTGGAAAGACTAACATACGTACCAGTAATGCGAGTGTAGCAACTGCACAGAAGGAAAACCGCGTGTCTATTTCTCctgcaaagacaaaaagatACACAAGTTACACTATTTTAACATGAAAACGGTACTTTATTGCATTTTTGCTGCAAGCCTTAAGTGAAAGTTGCATGCAAAGATTTTATAAAGATTTTATAATTCAGTAATacaatttataattttttttttttaaccgatCTATCATGACAGATTTAAATCTGTTTGTCAAGACTGTAGCAGTCAAGATCACGTGAATAGCTTCAAACTAGCTGTAACTAGTTTCATATTTGAAAGATAAAAGACATGAAAAGTGTGGGCTGATTATGTCAATTGTGGGATGTGAGAGTAAAACTCACTCACCCCACTTGTCCCCCGCAAAAGAGCCATCTTCCTGCTGCAGCCCTTTGACATATTCCACAACTTTGTCCACATCAATCGCATCTATGCTGTCATACAAGCACAAGATCTGAGGAAGAGAGTTCACAAAATACTAATAAACAAGAGAACATAAAATACACCATGTGCAGACCATTCAAGGTCATTCAAAAACCAGACACTATGGCACACAATTTGAGATGATTATTTGAGCTAAATATAAGCAGCACtatgcagaaaaataaataaacatctaGAGGACACTAGAACTGCTATAAAATTTTGCTAAAGAGGGGCCAATTCAGAAATATTAAAGcacatataaatatttaaaagttcaGTGTATCATCTAgaattaaagccataaagctgTAGAGAATAAGAGCGTAATCTGCTACCTGGACGGCACTGAGAGTGTAGAGCAGGTGGGGGTCATGTCCAATGCTGGCGCTGATGCCTCCACACTCGTGCTGACAGGCTTTGATGAAGTCTATGATCTCCTGCTGGTTCATTCTGGGTAGCTGGCCCATCAGGTCCATCACAGTCAGCCCCCAATAGATGCCGCTCATCCTCAAGTACTCAGACAGCGTGTACTCCTGACAGACCACCAAAGGTCGGCAGCGTTAGTTCAAAAACGTTGGCTGCTTTTTAGTGATTGCCCCTCTAAACTCCAAAGCCTACCACAGAAGCTCAACTGGATTGTTATCTGGAGGGTTTTGAAGACCACCCATTCAGCGACCCCTTAGAATTTGAGTCCCACACTTTCTCATCCCATTCACCTCATTCCCTTTGGGTAGGATCACTGTCATCACTGGAGTGGCGGGATGACAACGATCACCCTTTTCTTGCAAGTGGCCAAGCCCAGAGTAGAAACACAGATATCAAGGCTCTGAGGAGGCATGTACTCACATAGTCGTCCTTTTTGGAGCCGTATGCAGCGATGTAGTCTGCGTGTTTCTCCAGCAGCAGCGTGCTGGGAGCGTCGGGCTTTATGATCACATCTTTCACCTGGGTCCCCTGAAATtcaacacacaccaacaacacgTCAGACAGCCCTAAAACTCAATAACCTGAAAAAATCTAACTtgacttcttcctcttcataaTCTAGCGCTGAGTTAACCCCTGTTTAGCAGATAAATGGCTGACTGTTAACATGATTCACGGCTTGTTGACAGGCTGCTACATGCTAACATCTTAGCCACTCTGCTAGCTGCTTTCACTGATTAGCTCGATTGTGTGAGACTAAGTTTGGATAGACTAGAGGAAAGAGCACATTTAAATAATCTTTTATTGTAATGTTATCCTAAACTACACTCCTTATCACACTAGAAACAGGTCGCTGGTTACCATTCTGACATGATCCGGCGTtttccttcttcctcttcaACAACAATTCGGGCTGTTGGTTTGGAGCGCGTTATTGCCACCTATTGGTTTGGAGGGAGAACCGCAGCCTAAATTCTCATATTTGAAGTGATATTTGTTACTCAAATATATTTAAGCACAAATGTTCAGGTATCTTACTCaagtcatttatttttcagtgttgGGGGAAAATTTCCCACTGCAATTATTTTTCTATAACCATCATGTGCAACTTCAAGCAAGGcaccactgaaaacactgtgaCCACCTACATCACTGTGTGGTTTAGAAACTCCACCACCTGAATCACATAGTAAATGCAGCAGAAAAGACCACTGGTTGCTTCATTGCCCTCCCTCCTGGACAACTGTAACACCTGCCTAGCAGTCAGCATTGTGGTGACTTCCCCTATCAGACTGAGACACAGCTTCATCCACCAGGCTGTCAAAATATTGAACTCCTTCCTTCCTCTACTCACTTCCCACTCTGCCCCCCCAGAAGACTGGATTCTAACCAacccacacacatatacatgagCAATGTGTCTTACACCTAGCCTTAACATAAAGGACATTAGTGCTGCTGTTGTCTTGAAGACTATATTGCTGTTATCTACACATATTACTTCAATTACAGAACTGAAAATGAAGCAGACTTTGACTTTTTAACGTTAAAGAAGTTGTTTTAAAAGTCCTTAAGTATAATGAATATTTGACAGATTCCTAACAAGTGAAGCttgcaataaaaagaaaattaaaaaagacatGCTTGTGAATGCTCTGTCATTAGGTAATGAGCTTCATCTCAGCATGTGGAGAACTCAGGAGAAATGAAATTTAGAAAAGACTCAAACTGCTTGTTGATTTAGCAAATgggagaaaggagaagaagaaaaaaaagatgtttagaCTGAATGAAATAATTTA harbors:
- the rabggtb gene encoding geranylgeranyl transferase type-2 subunit beta, translating into MGTQVKDVIIKPDAPSTLLLEKHADYIAAYGSKKDDYEYTLSEYLRMSGIYWGLTVMDLMGQLPRMNQQEIIDFIKACQHECGGISASIGHDPHLLYTLSAVQILCLYDSIDAIDVDKVVEYVKGLQQEDGSFAGDKWGEIDTRFSFCAVATLALLGKMDTINVDKAVEFVLSCMNFDGGFGCRPGSESHAGQIYCCTGFLSLTGQLHQLNADLLGWWLCERQLPSGGLNGRPEKLPDVCYSWWVLASLKIIGRIRWIDKDKLRKFILACQDEETGGFADRPGDMVDPFHTLFGVAGLSLLGDEQIKPVNPVLCMPEDVLQRIGLQPDLLS